Proteins co-encoded in one Pelodiscus sinensis isolate JC-2024 chromosome 7, ASM4963464v1, whole genome shotgun sequence genomic window:
- the FAM171B gene encoding protein FAM171B isoform X1 — MPGLGGRFPLLLLGLVAALLLRSRLVPAAELSRSRPGALSAAPAGSVFTLKVQVNDIISHQYLPHAIVEVFVNYTKTNSTLTGSNGVVLIKVPYKLGLSLTIASYKEGYMLTPLPWKTGRMPIYSSVTLSLFPQSQANIWLFEDTVLITGKLSDAKSQPSVQFPKILVKLPINHHITNVTAYLTVPQQFLKVDNFLYTTGILLNKSGFKSIELTPLAAICVNLLSAGKELKVTGPVHITLPLLPTSRVKSGDAIPAWTFDMKTGAWVSRGLGMVKNTNDHLVWTYVAPHLGYWIAAPVPGTRDSIISAVSKDITAYHTVFLTAILGGTVVIIVGFVTVLLCYCRDKCGQSHKREKNTTKLEVLKKDQTTSTTHINHISAMKGSIKLEDKSQLYMPKVSSYSPHRKTSLETEDKKAWDNFKIYTENVSYQSSSQSGHSRNSTQSLEPNVGVRQFQQPKHFNSSVSQSPRDIQDQNRYLAVNKEMYGLSHIPEQLMHLYGQPIAVLQTSDLFHSPEQLHSAKSATLPRKGQIVYSPMMEPMNRDSYTQTLPKMPMHSPLQPPTCRDEKATLDGQQGLSSQTSNWGRYTNNLLESVSVPGTLNEAVMTPFSSELQGISEQTLLELSKGKPSPHPRAWFVSLDGKPVAQVRHSFIDLKKGRKTESNDTSLDSGVDMNEHHPSRKLEREKTFIKSMHHSKILYLEDLDLSSSESGTTVCSPDDQSVRHLLDGGSGPDIEQHTEEPQRKESTSRGHECSTSPAKKRGKPPMTKKGSQTNIWKKREERPLIPIN, encoded by the exons GATCTGTATTTACGCTGAAAGTTCAAGTAAATGACATCATCAGTCATCAATACCTACCCCACGCAATTGTAGAAGTGTTTGTAAACTACACAAAGACAAATTCCACCCTCACTGGAAGCAATGGAGTGGTATTAATAAAAGTTCCCTACAAGTTAGGGCTAAGTTTAACTATTGCATCTTACAAAGAGGGCTATATGCTAACACCATTGCCTTGGAAGACTGGAAGAATGCCAA TATATTCATCTGTGACACTTTCACTGTTCCCACAAAGCCAAGCTAATATATGGTTGTTTGAAGATACAGTTTTAATTACGGGAAAACTGTCTG ATGCCAAATCTCAACCGAGTGTTCAGTTTCCCAAAATTTTAGTTAAACTTCCTATAAACCACCATATTACAAATGTGACTGCCTATTTGACAGTGCCGCAGCAGTTTTTGAAAGTGGACAATTTTCTTTATACAACAGGAATTCTTCTAAATAAATCAG GTTTTAAAAGCATTGAATTGACCCCTCTTGCTGCAATATGTGTAAACCTCCTTTCAGCTGGGAAAGAATTGAAAGTGACTGGTCCAGTTCATATTACGTTGCCTCTTCTACCAACGAGTAGGGTAAAATCAGGAGATGCTATACCTGCATGGACGTTTGATATGAAAACTG GTGCTTGGGTAAGTCGTGGGCTGGGAATGGTCAAGAATACAAATGACCATTTAGTATGGACGTATGTTGCTCCGCACTTGGGATACTGGATAGCAGCTCCAGTGCCTGGAACCAGAG ACTCTATTATTAGTGCGGTTTCCAAGGACATAACAGCCTATCACACAGTGTTCCTTACAGCCATTCTTGGAGGTACTGTAGTCATTATCGTTGGATTCGTCACTGTTCTTCTCTGTTACTGCAG AGATAAATGTGGTCAATCACataagagggaaaaaaatacaaCTAAACTGGAAGTCTTAAAAAAGGACCAGACAACATCAACAACCCACATAAATCACATCAGTGCTATGAAGGGGTCAATAAAGCTAGAGGATAAATCACAATTATACATGCCCAAGGTTTCCTCTTACAGCCCTCATAGAAAGACTTCTCTGGAAACAGAGGACAAAAAAGCCTGGgacaattttaaaatctataCAGAAAATGTTTCGTATCAATCATCAAGTCAGAGTGGTCATTCAAGAAATTCAACCCAGTCCTTGGAGCCCAATGTTGGAGTCAGACAATTTCAGCAGCCAAAGCACTTtaacagcagtgtttcccaatctcCCAGGGACATTCAGGATCAAAACAGGTATCTTGCGGTGAACAAAGAGATGTATGGGCTTTCCCATATCCCAGAACAACTAATGCATCTTTACGGTCAGCCTATTGCTGTCCTTCAAACCTCTGATCTTTTCCACTCTCCAGAGCAGTTACATTCTGCTAAGTCAGCTACTTTGCCAAGAAAAGGGCAGATAGTCTACAGCCCAATGATGGAGCCCATGAATCGAGACAGCTATACACAGACGCTACCAAAAATGCCAATGCACTCTCCTCTACAGCCCCCCACTTGCAGAGATGAGAAAGCCACATTAGATGGTCAACAGGGCTTATCCTCACAAACTTCAAACTGGGGTCGGTATACCAATAATTTGCTGGAATCTGTCTCTGTCCCTGGAACGCTGAATGAAGCAGTTATGACACCATTTTCATCTGAACTTCAAGGTATTTCTGAGCAAACATTATTGGAGCTTTCTAAAGGAAAaccatctccccaccccagagcatggtTCGTGTCATTAGATGGAAAGCCAGTAGCTCAGGTGAGGCACTCTTTTATAGATTTGAAAAAGGGCAGAAAAACTGAAAGTAACGATACCAGCCTGGATTCTGGGGTGGACATGAATGAGCATCATCCCAGTCGAAAACTAGAGCGAGAGAAAACTTTCATTAAAAGCATGCATCATTCCAAGATTCTTTATTTGGAAGATTTGGATCTGAGTAGCAGCGAAAGTGGGACCACTGTTTGCAGCCCTGATGATCAGTCTGTGAGACACCTACTGGATGGAGGAAGTGGGCCGGACATAGAACAGCACACTGAAGAACCACAACGAAAAGAATCCACATCAAGAGGTCATGAGTGCAGTACTTCTCCAGCTAAAAAAAGAGGTAAACCACCTATGACTAAAAAAGGTAGTCAAACCAATATCTGGAAAAAGAGAGAGGAGAGACCACTTATCCCTATAAATTAA
- the FAM171B gene encoding protein FAM171B isoform X2, with translation MPGLGGRFPLLLLGLVAALLLRSRLVPAAELSRSRPGALSAAPAGSVFTLKVQVNDIISHQYLPHAIVEVFVNYTKTNSTLTGSNGVVLIKVPYKLGLSLTIASYKEGYMLTPLPWKTGRMPIYSSVTLSLFPQSQANIWLFEDTVLITGKLSDAKSQPSVQFPKILVKLPINHHITNVTAYLTVPQQFLKVDNFLYTTGILLNKSGFKSIELTPLAAICVNLLSAGKELKVTGPVHITLPLLPTSRVKSGDAIPAWTFDMKTGAWVSRGLGMVKNTNDHLVWTYVAPHLGYWIAAPVPGTRDSIISAVSKDITAYHTVFLTAILGGTVVIIVGFVTVLLCYCRDKCGQSHKREKNTTKLEVLKKDQTTSTTHINHISAMKGSIKLEDKSQLYMPKVSSYSPHRKTSLETEDKKAWDNFKIYTENVSYQSSSQSGHSRNSTQSLEPNVGVRQFQQPKHFNSSVSQSPRDIQDQNRYLAVNKEMYGLSHIPEQLMHLYGQPIAVLQTSDLFHSPEQLHSAKSATLPRKGQIVYSPMMEPMNRDSYTQTLPKMPMHSPLQPPTCRDEKATLDGQQGLSSQTSNWGRYTNNLLESVSVPGTLNEAVMTPFSSELQGISEQTLLELSKGKPSPHPRAWFVSLDGKPVAQVRHSFIDLKKGRKTESNDTSLDSGVDMNEHHPSRKLEREKTFIKSMHHSKILYLEDLDLSSSESGTTVCSPDDQSVRHLLDGGSGPDIEQHTEEPQRKESTSRGHECSTSPAKKRAAAAASAGLTTLPRTASRTRALSMLT, from the exons GATCTGTATTTACGCTGAAAGTTCAAGTAAATGACATCATCAGTCATCAATACCTACCCCACGCAATTGTAGAAGTGTTTGTAAACTACACAAAGACAAATTCCACCCTCACTGGAAGCAATGGAGTGGTATTAATAAAAGTTCCCTACAAGTTAGGGCTAAGTTTAACTATTGCATCTTACAAAGAGGGCTATATGCTAACACCATTGCCTTGGAAGACTGGAAGAATGCCAA TATATTCATCTGTGACACTTTCACTGTTCCCACAAAGCCAAGCTAATATATGGTTGTTTGAAGATACAGTTTTAATTACGGGAAAACTGTCTG ATGCCAAATCTCAACCGAGTGTTCAGTTTCCCAAAATTTTAGTTAAACTTCCTATAAACCACCATATTACAAATGTGACTGCCTATTTGACAGTGCCGCAGCAGTTTTTGAAAGTGGACAATTTTCTTTATACAACAGGAATTCTTCTAAATAAATCAG GTTTTAAAAGCATTGAATTGACCCCTCTTGCTGCAATATGTGTAAACCTCCTTTCAGCTGGGAAAGAATTGAAAGTGACTGGTCCAGTTCATATTACGTTGCCTCTTCTACCAACGAGTAGGGTAAAATCAGGAGATGCTATACCTGCATGGACGTTTGATATGAAAACTG GTGCTTGGGTAAGTCGTGGGCTGGGAATGGTCAAGAATACAAATGACCATTTAGTATGGACGTATGTTGCTCCGCACTTGGGATACTGGATAGCAGCTCCAGTGCCTGGAACCAGAG ACTCTATTATTAGTGCGGTTTCCAAGGACATAACAGCCTATCACACAGTGTTCCTTACAGCCATTCTTGGAGGTACTGTAGTCATTATCGTTGGATTCGTCACTGTTCTTCTCTGTTACTGCAG AGATAAATGTGGTCAATCACataagagggaaaaaaatacaaCTAAACTGGAAGTCTTAAAAAAGGACCAGACAACATCAACAACCCACATAAATCACATCAGTGCTATGAAGGGGTCAATAAAGCTAGAGGATAAATCACAATTATACATGCCCAAGGTTTCCTCTTACAGCCCTCATAGAAAGACTTCTCTGGAAACAGAGGACAAAAAAGCCTGGgacaattttaaaatctataCAGAAAATGTTTCGTATCAATCATCAAGTCAGAGTGGTCATTCAAGAAATTCAACCCAGTCCTTGGAGCCCAATGTTGGAGTCAGACAATTTCAGCAGCCAAAGCACTTtaacagcagtgtttcccaatctcCCAGGGACATTCAGGATCAAAACAGGTATCTTGCGGTGAACAAAGAGATGTATGGGCTTTCCCATATCCCAGAACAACTAATGCATCTTTACGGTCAGCCTATTGCTGTCCTTCAAACCTCTGATCTTTTCCACTCTCCAGAGCAGTTACATTCTGCTAAGTCAGCTACTTTGCCAAGAAAAGGGCAGATAGTCTACAGCCCAATGATGGAGCCCATGAATCGAGACAGCTATACACAGACGCTACCAAAAATGCCAATGCACTCTCCTCTACAGCCCCCCACTTGCAGAGATGAGAAAGCCACATTAGATGGTCAACAGGGCTTATCCTCACAAACTTCAAACTGGGGTCGGTATACCAATAATTTGCTGGAATCTGTCTCTGTCCCTGGAACGCTGAATGAAGCAGTTATGACACCATTTTCATCTGAACTTCAAGGTATTTCTGAGCAAACATTATTGGAGCTTTCTAAAGGAAAaccatctccccaccccagagcatggtTCGTGTCATTAGATGGAAAGCCAGTAGCTCAGGTGAGGCACTCTTTTATAGATTTGAAAAAGGGCAGAAAAACTGAAAGTAACGATACCAGCCTGGATTCTGGGGTGGACATGAATGAGCATCATCCCAGTCGAAAACTAGAGCGAGAGAAAACTTTCATTAAAAGCATGCATCATTCCAAGATTCTTTATTTGGAAGATTTGGATCTGAGTAGCAGCGAAAGTGGGACCACTGTTTGCAGCCCTGATGATCAGTCTGTGAGACACCTACTGGATGGAGGAAGTGGGCCGGACATAGAACAGCACACTGAAGAACCACAACGAAAAGAATCCACATCAAGAGGTCATGAGTGCAGTACTTCTCCAGCTAAAAAAAGAG
- the FAM171B gene encoding protein FAM171B isoform X3, which translates to MLTPLPWKTGRMPIYSSVTLSLFPQSQANIWLFEDTVLITGKLSDAKSQPSVQFPKILVKLPINHHITNVTAYLTVPQQFLKVDNFLYTTGILLNKSGFKSIELTPLAAICVNLLSAGKELKVTGPVHITLPLLPTSRVKSGDAIPAWTFDMKTGAWVSRGLGMVKNTNDHLVWTYVAPHLGYWIAAPVPGTRDSIISAVSKDITAYHTVFLTAILGGTVVIIVGFVTVLLCYCRDKCGQSHKREKNTTKLEVLKKDQTTSTTHINHISAMKGSIKLEDKSQLYMPKVSSYSPHRKTSLETEDKKAWDNFKIYTENVSYQSSSQSGHSRNSTQSLEPNVGVRQFQQPKHFNSSVSQSPRDIQDQNRYLAVNKEMYGLSHIPEQLMHLYGQPIAVLQTSDLFHSPEQLHSAKSATLPRKGQIVYSPMMEPMNRDSYTQTLPKMPMHSPLQPPTCRDEKATLDGQQGLSSQTSNWGRYTNNLLESVSVPGTLNEAVMTPFSSELQGISEQTLLELSKGKPSPHPRAWFVSLDGKPVAQVRHSFIDLKKGRKTESNDTSLDSGVDMNEHHPSRKLEREKTFIKSMHHSKILYLEDLDLSSSESGTTVCSPDDQSVRHLLDGGSGPDIEQHTEEPQRKESTSRGHECSTSPAKKRGKPPMTKKGSQTNIWKKREERPLIPIN; encoded by the exons ATGCTAACACCATTGCCTTGGAAGACTGGAAGAATGCCAA TATATTCATCTGTGACACTTTCACTGTTCCCACAAAGCCAAGCTAATATATGGTTGTTTGAAGATACAGTTTTAATTACGGGAAAACTGTCTG ATGCCAAATCTCAACCGAGTGTTCAGTTTCCCAAAATTTTAGTTAAACTTCCTATAAACCACCATATTACAAATGTGACTGCCTATTTGACAGTGCCGCAGCAGTTTTTGAAAGTGGACAATTTTCTTTATACAACAGGAATTCTTCTAAATAAATCAG GTTTTAAAAGCATTGAATTGACCCCTCTTGCTGCAATATGTGTAAACCTCCTTTCAGCTGGGAAAGAATTGAAAGTGACTGGTCCAGTTCATATTACGTTGCCTCTTCTACCAACGAGTAGGGTAAAATCAGGAGATGCTATACCTGCATGGACGTTTGATATGAAAACTG GTGCTTGGGTAAGTCGTGGGCTGGGAATGGTCAAGAATACAAATGACCATTTAGTATGGACGTATGTTGCTCCGCACTTGGGATACTGGATAGCAGCTCCAGTGCCTGGAACCAGAG ACTCTATTATTAGTGCGGTTTCCAAGGACATAACAGCCTATCACACAGTGTTCCTTACAGCCATTCTTGGAGGTACTGTAGTCATTATCGTTGGATTCGTCACTGTTCTTCTCTGTTACTGCAG AGATAAATGTGGTCAATCACataagagggaaaaaaatacaaCTAAACTGGAAGTCTTAAAAAAGGACCAGACAACATCAACAACCCACATAAATCACATCAGTGCTATGAAGGGGTCAATAAAGCTAGAGGATAAATCACAATTATACATGCCCAAGGTTTCCTCTTACAGCCCTCATAGAAAGACTTCTCTGGAAACAGAGGACAAAAAAGCCTGGgacaattttaaaatctataCAGAAAATGTTTCGTATCAATCATCAAGTCAGAGTGGTCATTCAAGAAATTCAACCCAGTCCTTGGAGCCCAATGTTGGAGTCAGACAATTTCAGCAGCCAAAGCACTTtaacagcagtgtttcccaatctcCCAGGGACATTCAGGATCAAAACAGGTATCTTGCGGTGAACAAAGAGATGTATGGGCTTTCCCATATCCCAGAACAACTAATGCATCTTTACGGTCAGCCTATTGCTGTCCTTCAAACCTCTGATCTTTTCCACTCTCCAGAGCAGTTACATTCTGCTAAGTCAGCTACTTTGCCAAGAAAAGGGCAGATAGTCTACAGCCCAATGATGGAGCCCATGAATCGAGACAGCTATACACAGACGCTACCAAAAATGCCAATGCACTCTCCTCTACAGCCCCCCACTTGCAGAGATGAGAAAGCCACATTAGATGGTCAACAGGGCTTATCCTCACAAACTTCAAACTGGGGTCGGTATACCAATAATTTGCTGGAATCTGTCTCTGTCCCTGGAACGCTGAATGAAGCAGTTATGACACCATTTTCATCTGAACTTCAAGGTATTTCTGAGCAAACATTATTGGAGCTTTCTAAAGGAAAaccatctccccaccccagagcatggtTCGTGTCATTAGATGGAAAGCCAGTAGCTCAGGTGAGGCACTCTTTTATAGATTTGAAAAAGGGCAGAAAAACTGAAAGTAACGATACCAGCCTGGATTCTGGGGTGGACATGAATGAGCATCATCCCAGTCGAAAACTAGAGCGAGAGAAAACTTTCATTAAAAGCATGCATCATTCCAAGATTCTTTATTTGGAAGATTTGGATCTGAGTAGCAGCGAAAGTGGGACCACTGTTTGCAGCCCTGATGATCAGTCTGTGAGACACCTACTGGATGGAGGAAGTGGGCCGGACATAGAACAGCACACTGAAGAACCACAACGAAAAGAATCCACATCAAGAGGTCATGAGTGCAGTACTTCTCCAGCTAAAAAAAGAGGTAAACCACCTATGACTAAAAAAGGTAGTCAAACCAATATCTGGAAAAAGAGAGAGGAGAGACCACTTATCCCTATAAATTAA